From the Planifilum fulgidum genome, one window contains:
- a CDS encoding LysE family translocator gives MDLADLLTFTGISVMLTLMPGPDILFVIAQSVTHSRRDGIAVALGLCTGLVVHTTAAVLGVSALLYHSSFAFQVLKWAGALYLFILAFQALREAEEPGGSEESPLARRHFAALYRRGIFMNLLNPKVSLFFLAFFPQFVSPDAGSVSWQMAVLGAVFTAQALVVFTSVSVITHRLGRNILKSATSSKWVNRTKAGIYVLLGARLVFMERN, from the coding sequence ATGGATCTTGCAGATTTGCTTACGTTCACGGGCATCTCCGTGATGCTGACTTTGATGCCGGGCCCGGACATCTTGTTTGTCATCGCCCAGAGTGTCACACACAGCCGCCGGGACGGAATCGCCGTCGCTCTGGGGCTGTGCACGGGCTTGGTGGTGCACACGACGGCGGCCGTTTTGGGAGTTTCCGCCCTTTTGTACCATTCTTCCTTCGCCTTTCAGGTGTTGAAGTGGGCGGGGGCGCTTTACCTGTTTATCCTGGCCTTTCAGGCTTTGCGCGAAGCGGAGGAGCCGGGCGGCTCCGAAGAATCCCCCCTGGCCCGCCGGCATTTTGCCGCATTGTATCGGCGGGGGATCTTCATGAATCTGCTCAACCCAAAGGTTTCCCTGTTTTTTCTGGCCTTTTTTCCCCAGTTCGTGTCGCCGGACGCCGGATCGGTTTCTTGGCAAATGGCGGTTTTGGGAGCGGTGTTCACGGCCCAGGCTCTGGTCGTATTCACTTCCGTTTCCGTGATCACCCACCGTCTCGGCCGCAATATCCTGAAAAGCGCGACCTCGTCGAAATGGGTCAACCGGACCAAGGCGGGGATATATGTTTTGTTGGGGGCGAGGCTGGTGTTTATGGAAAGAAATTGA
- a CDS encoding UDP-N-acetylmuramoyl-tripeptide--D-alanyl-D-alanine ligase: MSQSSGIHRPCHFGWEGIATKSVTLGNLARIIGGNLVRGDANLWLKTANFGKPKYLRSDQIYFYTKKKSWNQQLDAIRRVRPKAVVLPPSLSHHPIPPSVGLITVKDTFAAFWRLALWNWRHCSPRVIGITGSAGKSTTTEMTASILKRKWSMIKTQGNLNTYSFLPSYLVRLSPGHRILLLEMGMKSLNNIARQCSVVRPEIGAITNVGEAHVGSLGSLDRVVRAKQELIDGMRPGGVLFLNADDPRSRKLNTRHFRGIVRTFGIRNPADVRAHSVRYTSRGMEFRVRLDRTDYPFRIPVFGVHNVYNALAAIGIARALRVPVRDIQEGLAHFQPPKMRLQFVPGRGGRTLINDAWNANPTAMMEGLKVLKHVSRGRPAVAVLGDMLELGNLSRWAHQQVGKFVAKISPDWLVTVGKEAREIGTTAAAMGMNPSRVRHFRTREGAARFLQQLPRNAVIYFKASRKLHFEKLVKLLRAP; the protein is encoded by the coding sequence ATGTCCCAGTCGTCAGGGATCCATCGCCCTTGTCATTTTGGATGGGAGGGGATTGCTACGAAATCCGTTACCCTTGGAAACCTGGCCAGGATTATCGGCGGCAACCTGGTCCGCGGAGACGCGAACCTCTGGCTGAAAACGGCAAACTTCGGAAAACCCAAATATCTTCGCTCCGATCAGATCTATTTTTACACCAAGAAAAAATCCTGGAACCAGCAACTGGACGCCATCCGGCGTGTTCGTCCGAAAGCCGTCGTCCTTCCGCCCTCGCTCTCACATCATCCGATTCCTCCCTCCGTCGGATTGATCACCGTCAAAGACACCTTTGCCGCCTTCTGGCGCCTGGCCCTCTGGAATTGGAGACATTGTTCGCCGCGGGTCATCGGAATCACCGGCAGCGCCGGCAAATCCACAACCACCGAGATGACGGCATCCATCCTGAAACGGAAATGGTCGATGATCAAAACGCAGGGCAATCTGAACACCTATTCCTTCCTGCCCTCCTATCTGGTTCGCCTCTCTCCCGGTCACCGCATTCTTTTGTTGGAGATGGGGATGAAATCCCTCAACAACATCGCCCGGCAATGCAGCGTGGTCCGTCCCGAAATCGGCGCCATCACCAATGTGGGTGAAGCGCACGTCGGAAGCCTGGGCAGTCTCGACCGCGTGGTCCGCGCCAAACAGGAGCTGATCGACGGCATGCGGCCGGGGGGCGTCCTCTTCCTCAATGCCGACGATCCCCGATCCCGCAAATTGAACACCCGCCATTTCAGAGGCATCGTACGCACCTTCGGCATTCGCAATCCGGCCGATGTGCGCGCCCATTCAGTCCGATACACATCCCGGGGGATGGAATTCCGGGTTCGGCTGGATCGGACGGATTATCCCTTCCGCATTCCCGTTTTCGGCGTGCACAATGTGTACAACGCCCTGGCGGCGATCGGCATCGCCCGTGCGCTCCGCGTTCCGGTCCGGGACATTCAGGAAGGCCTCGCCCACTTTCAACCGCCGAAAATGCGCCTGCAATTCGTACCGGGACGGGGCGGGCGCACGTTGATCAATGATGCGTGGAATGCCAATCCCACCGCCATGATGGAAGGATTGAAAGTACTGAAACACGTATCCCGCGGCCGGCCCGCCGTCGCCGTGCTGGGAGACATGCTCGAACTGGGCAATCTGAGCCGGTGGGCCCATCAGCAGGTGGGCAAATTCGTCGCCAAGATCTCCCCCGACTGGCTCGTCACCGTGGGAAAAGAGGCCCGGGAGATCGGGACGACTGCCGCGGCAATGGGGATGAACCCTTCGCGGGTGCGCCACTTCAGGACACGGGAAGGAGCCGCCCGATTTCTGCAGCAACTTCCGCGAAACGCCGTCATCTATTTCAAAGCTTCGCGAAAACTGCACTTCGAAAAGCTGGTCAAACTGTTGCGCGCCCCATAG
- a CDS encoding transcriptional regulator: MPFKELARIDKLVHEPARLAILNALAACHVAEFLFLQELTGLTKGNLSCHLSKLEKANLVSIDKHFVRKKIPQTTVRITPEGRAAVENYWKNLDRIRSEIENLKN; encoded by the coding sequence GTGCCCTTCAAAGAATTGGCCCGAATTGACAAACTGGTGCACGAACCCGCGCGCCTCGCGATTCTCAACGCTTTGGCCGCCTGTCATGTGGCCGAGTTTCTATTCCTCCAGGAATTGACCGGCTTGACCAAGGGAAACCTCTCCTGTCACCTTTCCAAATTGGAAAAGGCCAACCTTGTCTCCATCGACAAACATTTTGTTCGCAAAAAAATTCCTCAAACCACCGTGCGAATCACGCCGGAGGGCCGGGCTGCCGTCGAGAATTATTGGAAAAATCTGGACAGAATCCGGTCGGAAATCGAAAACCTGAAAAATTGA
- a CDS encoding YitT family protein, translated as MGSIKIAQKGLLLAIGAGLAAVGLELFLVPNKIIDGGIVGISIMLSHLLGIKLGILIFLLNLPFFYIGYKQIGKTFALSTFFAVGLLSVGTAFLHSVDAVTDDPLLATVFGGIILGMGVGMVIRYGGSLDGTEILAILFNKRLPFSVGQIVMFFNIFILGSAGFVFGWERAMYSLMAYFIAYKMIDIVIEGLDETKSVWIISDRAKEIGEALLYRLGRGVTYLSGEGAYTGDEKKVIFCVVTRLEEAKLKMIVQEMDPQAFLAVSNIHDVNGGRFKKKDIH; from the coding sequence ATGGGGTCAATCAAAATTGCACAAAAAGGATTGTTGCTCGCCATCGGTGCCGGATTGGCGGCGGTTGGGCTGGAACTATTCCTGGTGCCCAATAAGATCATTGACGGGGGAATCGTCGGGATATCGATCATGTTGTCCCATCTATTGGGCATAAAGTTGGGGATTCTGATCTTCCTTCTCAACCTGCCGTTCTTTTACATCGGGTATAAGCAAATCGGAAAGACCTTCGCCTTGTCCACGTTTTTCGCCGTGGGTCTGCTGTCGGTCGGAACGGCGTTTCTCCATTCCGTGGATGCGGTTACGGATGATCCGCTGTTGGCCACCGTCTTCGGAGGAATCATTCTGGGGATGGGAGTGGGGATGGTCATCCGTTACGGGGGATCCTTGGACGGGACGGAAATTTTGGCCATCCTGTTCAACAAGCGGCTTCCCTTTTCCGTCGGCCAAATCGTGATGTTTTTCAATATCTTCATCCTGGGAAGCGCGGGGTTCGTTTTCGGATGGGAACGGGCCATGTACTCCCTGATGGCCTATTTCATCGCCTACAAAATGATTGATATCGTCATCGAAGGGCTGGATGAGACCAAATCGGTGTGGATCATCAGCGATCGCGCCAAGGAAATCGGGGAAGCGCTTCTCTACCGGCTGGGCCGGGGGGTCACCTATTTGTCCGGGGAAGGGGCCTATACCGGCGACGAGAAAAAGGTGATTTTCTGCGTGGTGACCCGTCTGGAGGAAGCGAAACTGAAGATGATTGTGCAGGAGATGGATCCCCAGGCTTTCTTGGCCGTGAGCAATATCCACGACGTCAACGGCGGCCGGTTTAAAAAGAAGGACATTCACTGA
- a CDS encoding ABC transporter permease: MTTFIIRRLLVMIPVLILISIILFTMIQFAPGDAFTGQLDPKVDARYYDQMRKQFGLDKSPVEQYFIWAGNFVKGELGISFRHKTPVSEMISERIGNTFFLAVCALILTYALAVPLGIYSAQHPYGTVDYTLTGTAFVGLSMPSFFAGILLIYLFAFKLRWFPSSGTVTAGAGLEGIALWLDKLHHVVLPAFTLAIINIASYMRYTRASVLEEKQQDYVRTAYAKGVPAPLVLRRHVLRNALLPLVTLFGLDLGLLFSGAVITETIFSWPGLGQLLFESVINRDYPILMATTMLIAICVLVGNLVADILYGVVDPRIRYD; the protein is encoded by the coding sequence TTGACCACATTCATTATCCGGCGTTTGCTCGTGATGATTCCCGTGCTGATCCTCATTTCGATCATCCTTTTCACGATGATCCAGTTTGCTCCGGGAGACGCCTTCACAGGACAACTGGATCCCAAAGTGGATGCCCGTTACTATGATCAGATGCGCAAACAGTTCGGTTTGGACAAAAGTCCCGTCGAGCAGTATTTCATCTGGGCCGGCAACTTTGTCAAAGGGGAGCTGGGCATCTCCTTCCGCCACAAAACGCCGGTGAGCGAGATGATTTCCGAACGGATCGGGAACACGTTTTTTCTGGCCGTGTGTGCACTGATTCTCACCTATGCCCTGGCGGTCCCGCTGGGAATCTATTCGGCGCAGCATCCTTACGGCACGGTGGATTACACCCTGACGGGAACGGCTTTTGTCGGCCTGTCGATGCCCAGTTTTTTCGCGGGAATTCTTCTGATCTATCTTTTCGCCTTTAAATTGCGATGGTTTCCCTCTTCGGGGACGGTGACCGCGGGGGCGGGGCTTGAGGGCATCGCCCTGTGGCTGGACAAGTTGCACCATGTGGTGTTGCCTGCCTTTACCCTGGCCATCATCAACATTGCCTCTTACATGCGCTACACCCGGGCCAGCGTGCTGGAGGAGAAGCAGCAGGATTACGTGCGGACCGCCTATGCCAAGGGGGTTCCCGCTCCGCTGGTCCTGCGCCGGCATGTTCTCCGAAACGCCCTGCTGCCGTTGGTGACGCTGTTTGGCCTGGATCTCGGCCTGCTCTTTTCCGGAGCGGTGATCACGGAGACGATTTTCAGTTGGCCCGGTTTGGGGCAGCTGCTGTTTGAGTCGGTGATCAACCGGGATTACCCGATCCTGATGGCAACGACAATGCTGATCGCCATTTGCGTGCTCGTCGGCAACCTGGTGGCGGATATCCTTTACGGCGTGGTGGATCCGCGGATCCGATACGACTAG
- the opp4C gene encoding oligopeptide ABC transporter permease, translating into MSSSAEVILNQPEQEPELKPDAKGKKGKSPFQLALRRFVRNRMAVAGIFILLAVTLLSVCAPLIAKHDPYASDLYNTDARPDGKHWLGTDDTGRDVFSRLLYGGRISLLIGLLTMIFTVLIGGTLGAVAGYYGKWVDMIIMRATDVLLTLPTLLMFLFLASILEKTSLWVLIVALALTSWATTARIVRGQFLSLREREFVLSARAIGCSDLRIIFRHMIPNALGPIIVNATLLMAVMISVESALSFLGFGVPEPTPTWGNMLNGARNIRVLTQQPWLWIPPGMMIVITVLAINFIGDGLRDAFDTRSTRR; encoded by the coding sequence ATGTCTTCCTCGGCCGAAGTGATCCTGAACCAGCCGGAGCAAGAGCCCGAACTGAAGCCGGATGCCAAGGGGAAGAAGGGAAAATCTCCCTTTCAGCTGGCTCTCCGGCGGTTTGTTCGCAACCGGATGGCGGTGGCCGGGATCTTCATCCTGCTCGCGGTCACGCTGCTGTCGGTCTGCGCCCCGTTGATCGCCAAGCACGATCCGTACGCCTCCGATCTGTACAACACCGATGCCCGTCCGGACGGAAAACACTGGCTGGGCACCGACGACACCGGAAGGGATGTCTTTTCCCGCCTGTTGTACGGAGGGCGCATCTCTCTCTTGATCGGACTTTTAACCATGATTTTTACGGTATTGATCGGGGGCACGCTGGGGGCCGTCGCCGGGTATTACGGCAAATGGGTGGATATGATCATCATGCGCGCCACGGACGTGCTGCTCACTCTTCCCACCCTGCTGATGTTTCTCTTTCTGGCATCCATTCTCGAGAAAACCAGCCTATGGGTGCTGATCGTTGCTCTGGCCCTCACCTCCTGGGCGACCACGGCGCGGATCGTCCGCGGTCAGTTCCTCTCGCTCAGGGAGAGGGAATTTGTGCTCAGCGCCCGGGCGATCGGGTGCAGCGATCTTCGAATCATCTTCCGCCACATGATCCCCAACGCCCTCGGTCCGATCATCGTCAACGCCACCCTGCTGATGGCGGTGATGATCTCCGTGGAGTCAGCCCTCAGCTTTCTCGGTTTCGGGGTGCCGGAGCCGACGCCCACGTGGGGAAACATGCTGAACGGAGCCCGGAACATCCGCGTTTTGACCCAGCAGCCGTGGCTGTGGATTCCTCCCGGGATGATGATCGTCATCACCGTGCTGGCGATCAATTTCATCGGCGATGGACTCAGGGACGCCTTCGACACCCGATCGACCCGGCGATAA
- a CDS encoding glycerophosphoryl diester phosphodiesterase membrane domain-containing protein yields MEETFAENRSQHVRPLEFGEILDMTFRLYKNRFVSIFAITLLLCGPFYFLNEVSTWVILIRSMEVVTEWDAIAIIALLILLLIVIMLFGIILMPLWFAAVTGISAGAFFRDESFTWIEGLKLAGKYGKKSILTCLLLFALGTAYPLIYFGSLFIFLLLIDKTGAADWVSLILIVFSFLFFIFFTLYLFIRFSLIFPVMTEEGLAYFSCLKRSWTLTKSSFWRIFGLLFILILLDSFITGIPSTINQALLSDPSFYSMGIAMAISLTITFFLCLTAPLKMIALVLIYADRRARREGLDLEMQMAQMESPA; encoded by the coding sequence ATGGAAGAAACGTTTGCGGAAAATCGGTCCCAACATGTCAGGCCGTTGGAATTTGGCGAGATCCTGGACATGACGTTTCGCCTCTACAAAAATCGATTCGTTTCGATTTTTGCGATCACTCTCCTGTTATGCGGTCCTTTCTATTTTCTGAACGAAGTTTCGACTTGGGTGATCCTGATCCGAAGCATGGAGGTAGTTACCGAATGGGACGCCATCGCAATTATCGCCCTGCTGATACTCCTTTTGATCGTAATCATGTTGTTCGGGATAATTTTAATGCCCCTCTGGTTTGCAGCAGTCACGGGGATTTCCGCGGGCGCGTTTTTCAGGGATGAGTCCTTCACTTGGATCGAAGGTCTGAAACTGGCCGGAAAATACGGAAAAAAGAGCATTCTGACCTGCCTTTTGTTGTTCGCTTTGGGGACGGCGTATCCGCTGATCTATTTCGGTTCTCTCTTTATCTTTCTTCTTTTGATAGACAAGACTGGGGCGGCCGATTGGGTGTCGCTAATACTGATAGTTTTCTCGTTCCTGTTTTTTATTTTCTTCACGCTCTATCTCTTTATCCGTTTCAGCCTGATTTTCCCGGTGATGACGGAGGAGGGCCTCGCTTATTTTTCATGTCTGAAACGGAGCTGGACGCTGACGAAATCCTCCTTCTGGAGGATCTTCGGCCTGCTGTTCATTTTGATTCTTCTGGACAGTTTCATCACGGGCATTCCGTCTACCATCAATCAGGCGCTTTTGTCGGATCCCTCTTTCTATTCGATGGGAATCGCCATGGCCATCTCCCTGACGATCACGTTCTTTTTATGCCTGACCGCCCCTTTGAAGATGATTGCGCTGGTCCTCATTTATGCTGACCGCCGGGCGAGAAGGGAAGGACTCGACCTCGAAATGCAGATGGCCCAAATGGAGAGCCCGGCCTGA
- a CDS encoding M42 family metallopeptidase has translation MVDWSLFQQLTQAPGAPGFEGEVRRILRTHLEKHSDELVQDRLGGVFGILRGKSGPRVMVAGHMDEVSFMVTRITEEGFLRFQPLGGWWNQVMPAQRVEVVTRAGKRIPGVIGSVPPHLLKPEARNKPLEIEEMFIDVGARNREEVDRMGIRPGDPAVPVCPFVEMEGGRRLMAKAWDNRFGCGMAVELLKEMKKDRPPNTLIAGATVQEELGLRGAEAAANLIQPDIFFAVDASPAGDIPGVKEGFGRLGGGVLIRIYDRTMVTLPGMRDYLLDTAEKENIPYQFFVSQGGTDAGAVHRSGTGVPSAAIGVCARYIHSHAAIVDKDDIEAAKAFLIALVKGLDDAAAERIRER, from the coding sequence ATGGTCGATTGGTCCCTGTTTCAACAGTTGACACAGGCGCCGGGCGCTCCCGGCTTTGAGGGTGAAGTGCGCCGGATTCTGCGGACTCATCTTGAGAAGCATTCGGATGAGTTGGTTCAGGACCGTTTGGGTGGAGTATTCGGAATCCTCCGCGGAAAATCCGGCCCGCGGGTGATGGTTGCCGGCCATATGGATGAGGTTTCTTTCATGGTGACGAGGATTACCGAAGAAGGCTTTCTGCGTTTTCAGCCCTTGGGCGGCTGGTGGAATCAGGTGATGCCCGCCCAGCGGGTCGAAGTGGTCACCCGGGCGGGAAAGCGCATTCCCGGCGTCATCGGTTCAGTGCCGCCGCACTTGCTCAAGCCGGAGGCGCGCAACAAGCCGCTGGAGATCGAGGAGATGTTTATCGATGTCGGTGCGCGAAACCGGGAGGAAGTCGACCGGATGGGCATACGCCCCGGTGACCCGGCCGTGCCGGTTTGCCCCTTTGTCGAGATGGAAGGGGGACGGCGGCTGATGGCCAAGGCTTGGGACAACCGGTTCGGTTGCGGCATGGCTGTCGAGCTGCTCAAGGAGATGAAGAAGGACAGGCCCCCCAACACGCTGATCGCCGGCGCCACGGTTCAGGAGGAATTGGGGCTGAGGGGAGCGGAAGCGGCGGCCAATCTCATACAACCCGATATTTTCTTCGCAGTGGATGCCAGTCCCGCCGGAGACATCCCCGGGGTCAAGGAAGGGTTTGGGCGTTTGGGCGGCGGAGTGTTGATCCGCATTTACGACCGGACCATGGTCACGCTTCCCGGCATGAGGGATTATCTGCTGGACACCGCCGAAAAGGAGAACATTCCCTATCAGTTTTTCGTCAGCCAAGGCGGAACCGACGCGGGAGCGGTCCACCGATCGGGAACAGGAGTTCCCTCCGCGGCCATCGGTGTGTGCGCCCGATACATTCACTCCCACGCGGCCATTGTGGACAAGGATGATATCGAAGCGGCCAAGGCTTTTCTGATCGCGCTGGTGAAGGGGCTGGACGATGCCGCTGCCGAACGGATTCGCGAACGTTGA